One genomic region from candidate division WOR-3 bacterium encodes:
- a CDS encoding 4Fe-4S binding protein, with translation MHRNRITEVFLKFRTLIGVISFAAFNSYFKGFSQGIYTGPAKRYCTPFINCHSCPSATFACPVGVTQHVFTYKHLTGEMIIPQFVLGFMLSISLIFGKLFCGWLCPFGLIQTLLNRIKTTKIKIPHFATHLKYLIFVVAIVFLPAVTGEPWFCKLCPVGSLEAGIPLISFGAASSALRDLAQSMFSLKLSILLLTLVFSIYAKRPFCRLACPVGAVFSFFGRFSLVRVRLSKDACTSCGLCEKVCHIELPIEKAVVSGNCFLCGECVKVCKKNALNFGLNENFEFLFKKIFQAVGGKKRNIE, from the coding sequence ATGCATAGGAATAGAATAACAGAAGTTTTTTTAAAATTCCGGACTCTCATTGGAGTGATTTCTTTCGCCGCCTTTAACAGCTATTTCAAAGGCTTCAGCCAGGGGATATACACGGGACCGGCAAAACGCTACTGTACACCTTTTATTAACTGCCACAGCTGCCCTTCAGCCACTTTCGCCTGTCCGGTCGGCGTCACTCAGCATGTATTTACGTATAAACATTTGACCGGAGAGATGATAATTCCTCAATTCGTCCTCGGATTTATGCTTTCTATTTCACTGATTTTCGGCAAGCTTTTCTGCGGATGGCTATGCCCTTTCGGATTGATACAAACTCTTCTGAACAGAATAAAAACAACAAAGATCAAAATACCCCATTTTGCAACTCATCTCAAATATCTGATATTCGTCGTCGCCATTGTTTTTCTTCCAGCAGTTACGGGCGAACCCTGGTTCTGCAAACTCTGCCCGGTCGGTTCTCTCGAAGCGGGAATACCTCTGATTTCATTCGGAGCCGCAAGTTCAGCATTAAGAGATCTCGCCCAATCGATGTTTTCTCTCAAGCTTTCCATACTGTTGTTAACCCTCGTTTTTTCCATTTACGCCAAAAGACCTTTCTGCAGACTGGCGTGTCCGGTGGGAGCAGTTTTTTCATTTTTCGGGCGTTTCAGTCTTGTCAGGGTCAGGCTGAGCAAAGACGCCTGCACTTCCTGCGGACTGTGCGAAAAAGTATGCCACATCGAATTGCCCATTGAAAAAGCCGTCGTGTCTGGCAATTGTTTTCTGTGCGGAGAATGCGTGAAGGTGTGCAAAAAAAACGCTCTCAATTTCGGCTTGAACGAGAACTTCGAATTTTTGTTTAAAAAGATATTTCAGGCTGTCGGCGGCAAGAAAAGAAATATTGAATAA